Part of the Leishmania infantum JPCM5 genome chromosome 29 genome is shown below.
GTGTGACGAGCCGACGCGTGTCTGTGGTGGCGAAACTaccggcggcgtctgcgagCACTAAGCGGCAAGCCTCCACCCATCTGCGCGTCCCTTACGAGAACCTGAGTGCGCCGCGCCTAGAGGGCGACGGTACTGCAACCGTGCGGGCGACATCCGCTCGCGCTACCACGTGCCTCAAGGAGCACTGCGTTTTCAGCAGTGCTAGCGGCCTTATAGTCGGTTACAAAGTCCCTGCATCCGCTCTCTTTGCGTCTGCGAGTGGGCTCCTGAAGGTTCTGGGCAACAGCGGAGTGTACTGTCTCGCGTATCACATGTCAGTCGCGAGCAGTGGCCTTTTTCTGCTCTATCCGGCCTCTGCCAGTCTAACGTGGTACTCCGTgaagctgcgcgtgcgcctctgcgtgGCAGTggtgccagcagcgccataCGTGCCGCTGCTAGCAACATCGTTCTTCGACCGCTATGCGatgaggtggcgcagcggtgaGGGCGATCGCCACGAGGTGGAGGCTCTCTTGGTTGCTGCGAGTGGGCAAGAGGTGCCGCGCGCGTGGCGGTCTCTCAAGATGGATCTGAACGCGGAGGGCTGGGGACCGGTCGAACCCGAGGCAGGTGCCGGGGACATGTATCACATCCTGGAGCTCCAGGTCTCACGCCGCGCGCCGACCAATGAGGGCGATGCGATACCAGCAGACGTGGAGGTGTTCGCGTGTCGCGAGCGTTCACTGAAACCCCTGGGCGCGGACGCtagcgaggcggcggagtgGGGTTTGTGAAGCATAAACGTTCGCCGGCCTCGGCAGCGAACGTTTTGCGTGCGTATTCCTGTATCTTCGCTTGCGCACGCACCCGCGCGCATCTTGATCTCTGTACATGTGCGTGCGACAGAGCCGTTGTTGTTCGTCACAGTTCACACCTGCCGTAATCCAGCATTGCATTGTCACCTCCTCAGCCACCGCGTTAGCGATAGGACCGCAAGAGAAAACTTTCTCCACGTGAGGGGAGACTTCTTCTTGGGTGATCTCGATTCCGTGCGGATAActctggggggggggtgagtgAGAGACGTAAAGTGAGGTCTTGCCGCACCCCACTCGAATGCTGTCTGTGGGATGCACGAATCAGAAGGCCGCACCTTGGCGCCTGCTGAGCACCTCTTTCTGCTACgctggctgccgctgcggtctCCTGCGTTCCTCACGTGCGCGGTTGCCGGTCATGGCCCAACTACGCGCTCTCTGTTCCTGCTTTACTGCGCTCTCTCATACGCCTCGCCATCTCTCTCGTACGGCCCCCTTCAATTCCTGGGCCGCCCTCCACGCGTCCTGTCTCGTCGAATGCCGCCACGGCTGTCCTCAGAGGCCaaagcgccgctgctgctcgctttTCTCCTCACGCAGGGCCGCTCTCGGTTTCTTTTGCTAGCACCGCTCGCGTGTCTCCTCCACGCTCAGTTTTGTCGACCCTTTTTTTACtgccacccctctcccctggCAGAGTCTTCATGCCCTCGCAGACCATCGTCGTCGGGCCCCAGGCGGATGCTCACGCCACCACATTGGCGGCCGCACTGGAGCACGCGGCGCCAGGTGACACGATTGTGGCCTGTGCCGGCGTCTTTGAGGAGACGGTTCATCTTCCTTTCAACGTCACTATTACGGCAGCGCCGGTACCGGAGGATTCGGATGACACCGATGCCGCGCATGCTACCATCATCGGCACTGTGATCATCTCTGCGAACGTAACGCTAGATGGACTAGAGGTGCGTGGGATGACGGATGTACGCAAAGGGCATGCCATTCTCGAAAAGTGCGATGTCCATCACGGCTCTGATGGTGTACGCGTCCATCCGGGTGCCACTGCCACCGTGCGCAACTGCCGTGTGCACCACTGCATcgctggcggtgacggcgtgtACTTCATGGCCGGCTCGTTCGGAGAGGTGGCACAGACGGACATTTTCGAGTGCCGAGTGAATGCACTTCACATCCAGAGCAGcgaggccgtgctgcgcgagaacCGCATCCGCGACTGCACGTTCGGCGTCTACTACGAAAGGAAAGCGTCCGGGCTGTGTGAGCAGAACACCATTGAGCACGTCCGCAAGTTCGGCCTCTACGTCACGGACGGCAGCGACCCGGTCATCCGCGACAACACCGTGCGCTGGTGTGGGATATTATGCTTCTTCGCGTCGAAGggcggccgcggcacatGCAGCGGGAACACGTTTGAAGGTTCCCTTCACGTGCTCGCCGACTGCGTTGTGCACCTGGCGGAGAACCATGTCAGTGGTACAGCAGACATTGACGTGGCCGCGTCGTCGGTCAAGGTTGCAGGGTGAGGCTCTCATGGTAGACCGACTATTCCCATGCACTGGTCGTCTTATGTACATTATCCGGGTAAGCTACGCCCTGCGGGCCTGCTCTACTGTTGTAGTCGGTGTTTGCTTTCTTCGATTGGCTCACTAATGTTCCTCAAACTCTCATATGGAGGTCCTACCGCTTCTCCCTGGTCTtcctgcgtgcgtgagacgcgcctcctcttttgGGGTAGTCTCGGCTGCGCCCACCTTGCATAATCTTCTCCACCCTTGGCGGCTCCTCGAGCACTTTGGCAGTGGTGGCACAAGAATATGTGCTAGTGGGCTCGGTGGGCGTTGATGGCTATGTCGTAATaggcgtgcgcatgtgtggctgcatctctctcccttgttAGGCGCTGATAGAGCAAGCCGCAGCaccctgctcctcctctcacTCAGACCTCACGGcaacagctgctgctgctcctgcggcgGCATACGACTTTTCCCaccttttccctcttttcttccaTGGGGTCATCCTCGGTGCCTTGCGTTCCCACGTTTTTGcgccctctccgtctctttctgtgtgtgtgtgtgtccagGGTCGCAGCAAGTAGCACGGCCCCTTTCTGTGTGCCTTACTCCTCTTCTACATAGTCGTGAGCACGCGCAAAAGGCCTCCACATAcgggtgtgcgcgcacgcacgtacgcatgcacgcgcaagTTGATCCGTgtcacccccctcccccctgttGTCCTTCTTCACCTCTCCGCCCCATTTGACCTCGTACACACGCCTGCGTAATGTGTCTCCCGGCAGTCGTAGCCGACACATACCCATACGCCTATttcttgtctttttttttcggtgtACGCGCATCGAGTCAATCGACCACGGACCAGTCAACAAGGATACGCATACGCATCTGAGGGGTAACGGGAGAGAACACTGTGAGGAGCCTGTCGGCTTTGTTgttgcccttctcccccttcacACCTCTGATCCCTTGACTGGCAGCGAGACTTCTCTCAGAAGTCTGCCGCGTTACGACCTCCAAGGCGtaggcgagagagagaaagcataCAGCCCAACAGCAGGCACGCTGTCTAGTGTATGCCGGCCGTCGACACGGCTGTCCTCTGCTGCGGTTGATGTCCCTTCGGTCTGCAATGCACGCGAGTGATGTGGACGACGCAGGACGGGCGCTACAAAGCACACAACGCTCGATTGTCTCGATCAGTCGCCTGACGAATGAAATGAGCGAAGTGCGCGCCATGTCGGAGGGCTCGTTCGGTGTGGTGAAGTGTTACCGCCACGACTTCGACAAGCTCGAATACGCTGTCAAGCAGACAAAGCGCCCCATTTGCGGTGAGTCGaatctgcagcagcagctgcaagaGATCTACGCGCTGAGCTCCTTTCCACACCGCCACATTGTCCGCTATTTTGATGGGTGGGTCGAGGACCGCGCCGTCTTTGTGCGACTGGAGAAGCTGGATGACTGCATGGCATCGTTGCCGCCTCCGGTGAGTGAGAGTGTGCTCACAGCGATGCTCCATCAAACATCTACAGCTCTCTACGAGTTGCATTCCCACGACGTTGTGCACATGGATGTGAAACCGGAGAACATATTGAGACGTCAGCTCGACGCTGACACGTTCATATTCAAGCTGTGCGATTTTGGTCTGGCGCGTCCCCTCAACGGCA
Proteins encoded:
- a CDS encoding putative protein kinase, with translation MSLRSAMHASDVDDAGRALQSTQRSIVSISRLTNEMSEVRAMSEGSFGVVKCYRHDFDKLEYAVKQTKRPICGESNLQQQLQEIYALSSFPHRHIVRYFDGWVEDRAVFVRLEKLDDCMASLPPPVSESVLTAMLHQTSTALYELHSHDVVHMDVKPENILRRQLDADTFIFKLCDFGLARPLNGKDSVTGEHFLGLNDDDGDRRYMSPELLKNLHDVVGPPADMYALGKSCEAMMTATEDPSNTSARHLESYSPAFIALIESMLCEDPARRPSAFQVVQATLPERLLSDGGLLELQRRIDAIRCEISDLDASDNDVMSSPRT